A genome region from Hevea brasiliensis isolate MT/VB/25A 57/8 chromosome 7, ASM3005281v1, whole genome shotgun sequence includes the following:
- the LOC110639385 gene encoding transcription factor bHLH168-like → MEHSSSSFRLQRTMKERDRRMHMRDLLATLASVVRPQATSKCMHVLLQLTVPQLLDQAAIHVRQMHARIEELKLRKEQAKGYGNFSRDSHRTGNSSKLPVLDIRSSDYTVEVNLICGLNENFMLHEVIHVLQEEGAEVMSFSSHQAGARIMYIIKTQALGVRIGINTLRIHERLKELLYTDFFGFASTLSSYTDTQKGKGSEGTYQNWWPEYSNRGPEGTYRN, encoded by the exons ATGGAACATAGCAGTAGCTCATTTAGACTTCAACGAACTATGAAAGAGAGAGATCGAAGAATGCACATGAGAGATCTCCTTGCCACTCTAGCTTCGGTTGTTCGTCCCCAAGCAACTTCCAAG TGCATGCATGTTTTGTTACAGCTGACAGTTCCACAACTCTTGGATCAAGCCGCCATTCATGTGAGGCAGATGCATGCGAGAATAGAGGAACTGAAGCTAAGAAAGGAACAAGCCAAAGGATATGGGAATTTTTCCAGAGATTCTCACAGGACAGGCAACTCAAGTAAACTACCTGTACTAGATATAAGAAGTAGTGATTATACTGTGGAAGTGAACTTGATATGTGGATTGAACGAGAACTTCATGTTACATGAAGTTATCCATGTTCTTCAAGAAGAAGGAGCTGAAGTAATGAGCTTTTCAAGCCATCAAGCCGGTGCACGTATCATGTATATAATTAAGACCCAG GCTCTCGGTGTTAGAATTGGAATAAACACATTGAGAATTCATGAGAGATTAAAGGAATTGCTATACACCGACTTTTTCGGGTTTGCCTCAACTTTGAGTTCATATACAGATACACAGAAAGGCAAGGGATCAGAAGGAACTTATCAGAATTGGTGGCCTGAATATAGCAATCGGGGACCTGAAGGAACTTATCGGAACTAG
- the LOC110639376 gene encoding uncharacterized protein LOC110639376, with protein sequence MAALAPGILLKLLNGMNTGTKPTSEHRSSLLQVTDIVPADLDEKNLLPKHGFYIKISDSSHSIYVSLPSEQDDFVLSNKMQLGQFIYVDRLEPGSPVPVVKGAKPLPGRHPLVGTPEPLMGLREKGEKGEQNPKSKASGHRRGSWGTGQNGENGVLSPMVLKPIPLDFDQCTPMKQRASCGKPASPLIRGRMGKDGSASAGIRCSFGGGLLAKMVDAKGESPALLRKSCAVTSASKFRRSKSVCERESRIPSSPLNSSENKSSTPPPSLRNGRVVASLKMGGGSQNSSNSKPAPEPQSQSSKSASDNSASLPINLPGKLSILGKEAVQQRETAQKIALQALRDASATETLVRSLKMFSNLSKSARPDAPAACFDKFLEFHQQIVQAVTDMVSIQAAAEIAQNPKVEQNDRKPQEEFPILHEIVHNSMDQSKNSELNSSKRRAALHKSFAAFPERSEQKANLGKLLRSNANQKASSEGKGPSTPPLGKLPLESISENDENKIPAFCSLSNTIRLGKQIETEAGNWFMEFLEKALESGMKKSQGTADGDAKKVPQSLILKVTNWVEVEQCDSSKWPVHPKAAQIARKLRIKMKNP encoded by the exons ATGGCGGCATTGGCACCTGGAATTCTACTGAAGCTTCTCAATGGGATGAATACAGGGACAAAACCCACCAGTGAGCACCGGAGCTCACTTCTGCAGGTGACTGATATAGTCCCAGCTGATCTTGACGAAAAAAATCTCTTGCCCAAACACGGATTCTACATTAAAATCTCTGATTCTTCGCACTCAATCTATGTCAGTCTTCCCTCTGAGCAAGATGACTTTGTTCTCAGCAACAAAATGCAGCTAGGCCAATTCATTTATGTCGATAGATTGGAGCCGGGATCTCCGGTTCCAGTTGTCAAAGGGGCTAAGCCGCTTCCCGGGAGACACCCGCTAGTGGGCACACCAGAACCATTAATGGGTCTTAGGGAAAAAGGGGAGAAAGGCGAACAAAATCCCAAATCAAAGGCTTCAGGTCACAGGAGAGGTTCTTGGGGAACAGGGCAAAATGGGGAAAACGGGGTTTTATCTCCCATGGTTTTAAAGCCAATTCCTTTGGATTTTGATCAGTGTACGCCGATGAAACAGCGGGCAAGCTGTGGGAAACCAGCTTCTCCGTTGATAAGAGGAAGAATGGGCAAAGATGGAAGTGCAAGTGCGGGAATTAGATGTTCGTTTGGTGGTGGTCTGCTTGCTAAAATGGTGGATGCAAAAGGTGAGAGTCCTGCATTACTTAGAAAAAGCTGCGCTGTAACTTCTGCATCGAAGTTTCGAAGAAGCAAGAGCGTCTGTGAAAGAGAGTCTAGAATCCCAAGTAGTCCCTTGAACTCATCT GAAAATAAAAGTTCAACTCCACCACCAAGTTTGAGGAATGGAAGGGTGGTGGCTTCTCTCAAAATGGGCGGAGGATCACAAAACTCCTCCAACTCAAAGCCTGCCCCGGAGCCACAGTCTCAGTCCAGTAAATCTGCTTCTGACAATAGTGCCAGTCTACCTATCAATTTGCCAGGAAAATTAAGCATACTTGGCAAG GAAGCTGTGCAGCAGCGAGAAACAGCCCAGAAGATAGCCCTCCAGGCCCTTAGAGATGCTTCAGCTACAGAAACTTTAGTTCGATCTCTTAA GATGTTTTCGAACTTGAGCAAATCTGCTAGACCAGACGCTCCAGCGGCCTGTTTTGATAAGTTTCTGGAATTCCATCAACAAATTGTACAAGCAGTTACCGATATGGTGTCCATTCAAGCAGCTGCTGAAATTGCTCAAAACCCCAAAGTTGAACAAAACGATAGAAAGCCTCAGGAGGAGTTCCCAATCTTACACGAAATTGTACACAACTCTATGGACCAATCCAAGAACTCAGAATTAAATTCATCCAAAAGAAGAGCAGCTCTACACAAATCATTTGCTGCCTTTCCTGAAAGAAGTGAACAGAAGGCAAATTTGGGAAAACTCCTACGATCAAATGCCAACCAAAAGGCCTCTTCAGAGGGAAAAGGTCCATCCACTCCTCCGCTTGGAAAACTGCCCCTTGAGTCTATCAGCGAGAACGATGAAAACAAGATACCAGCATTTTGCAGTTTAAGCAATACAATTAGATTGGGAAAGCAGATTGAGACTGAAGCTGGAAATTGGTTTATGGAGTTCCTGGAAAAAGCTTTGGAAAGTGGTATGAAGAAATCTCAAGGCACAGCAGATGGGGATGCCAAGAAAGTTCCTCAGTCTCTTATACTAAAAGTTACAAACTGGGTGGAGGTAGAACAGTGTGATAGCAGTAAGTGGCCAGTTCATCCCAAGGCAGCACAAATAGCCCGAAAGCTGAGGATCAAAATGAAGAACCCTTGA
- the LOC110639390 gene encoding uncharacterized protein LOC110639390 isoform X2 yields MDFLRSYKDDDEFDEHEAQNPNSSPDSSPPRLLPSKSAAPKVDDTMLALTVAQANQTLSKPIDPVHHAVAFNPTYDQLWAPIYGPAHPYAKDGIAQGMRNHKLGFVEDAAIDSFVFDEQYNTFYKYGYAADPSASEGNNYVGDLDALQKNNGISVYNIPQHEQKRQKIEKKKETEEDEGGNVDTDVDKAEIDNPATDAWLMKNKKSPWAGKKEGLQTELTEEQKKYAEEYAKKKEEKGAGGEKGEVVADKSTFHGKEERDYQGRSWIAAPKDAKATNDHCYIPKRLVHTWSGHTKGVSAIRFFPKYGHLILSAGMDTKVKIWDVFNSGKCMRTYMGHSKAVRDISFCNDGTKFLTAGYDKNIKYWDTETGQVISTFSTGKIPYVVKLNPDDDKQNILLAGMSDKKIVQWDINTGQITQEYDQHLGAVNTITFVDNNRRFVTSSDDKSLRVWEFGIPVVIKYISEPHMHSMPSIAVHPNTNWFAAQSLDNQILIYSTRERFQLNKKKRFAGHIVAGYACQVNFSPDGRFVMSGDGEGKCWFWDWKSCKVFRTLKCHEGVSIGCEWHPLEQSKVATCGWDGLIKYW; encoded by the coding sequence ATGGATTTTCTTCGAAGTTACAAAGACGACGACGAATTCGACGAACATGaagcccaaaaccctaattcctcacCGGATTCATCTCCTCCGCGCCTCCTTCCATCCAAATCCGCCGCCCCAAAAGTCGACGATACGATGCTAGCCCTAACGGTGGCGCAGGCCAACCAGACCCTCTCTAAGCCCATTGATCCCGTGCACCACGCCGTCGCATTTAACCCTACCTACGACCAGCTCTGGGCTCCAATCTACGGTCCTGCACATCCCTACGCCAAGGACGGTATCGCTCAGGGCATGCGCAACCACAAGCTAGGCTTCGTTGAAGACGCCGCCATCGACTCGTTCGTTTTCGATGAGCAATACAACACCTTCTACAAGTATGGTTACGCCGCCGACCCTTCGGCTTCCGAAGGTAACAACTATGTTGGCGATTTGGATGCTTTACAGAAAAATAATGGCATATCGGTTTATAATATACCGCAGCATGAGCAAAAGAGGCAAAAAAttgagaagaagaaggaaaccgAGGAGGATGAGGGTGGGAATGTGGATACGGATGTAGATAAGGCAGAGATTGATAATCCGGCGACCGATGCCTGGTTGATGAAGAATAAAAAGAGCCCATGGGCAGGCAAGAAGGAGGGTTTGCAAACGGAATTGACAGAAGAGCAGAAGAAATACGCAGAGGAGTACGCtaagaagaaagaagagaaagGAGCTGGAGGTGAAAAAGGAGAGGTTGTTGCTGATAAGAGCACTtttcacggcaaggaagagagGGATTATCAAGGAAGATCCTGGATTGCGGCCCCCAAGGATGCTAAAGCGACTAATGATCATTGTTATATACCAAAGAGACTTGTGCATACATGGAGTGGGCATACAAAGGGAGTTTCTGCAATAAGGTTTTTCCCCAAATACGGCCATTTGATTCTTTCTGCAGGGATGGATACCAAGGTGAAGATATGGGATGTGTTCAATTCGGGCAAGTGTATGAGAACTTACATGGGTCATTCAAAGGCTGTTAGGGATATTTCGTTTTGTAATGATGGAACTAAGTTTTTGACTGCTGGATATGATAAGAATATTAAGTACTGGGATACAGAGACTGGACAGGTTATCTCGACTTTTTCAACGGGGAAGATCCCTTATGTTGTTAAGCTCAACCCTGATGATGATAAGCAGAATATACTGTTGGCGGGTATGAGTGACAAGAAAATTGTGCAGTGGGATATAAATACAGGGCAGATCACTCAGGAGTACGATCAACATTTGGGGGCAGTAAATACCATTACTTTTGTGGACAATAATAGAAGATTTGTTACCTCAAGTGATGATAAATCACTTCGTGTATGGGAATTTGGGATTCCTGTTGTTATTAAGTATATAAGTGAACCGCACATGCATTCTATGCCATCAATTGCTGTTCATCCCAACACAAACTGGTTTGCAGCACAGAGTTTGGATAACCAGATTCTTATCTACAGTACCAGGGAAAGGTTTCAATTGAATAAGAAAAAGAGGTTTGCCGGGCATATTGTGGCAGGTTATGCTTGCCAAGTCAATTTCTCACCAGATGGACGATTCGTTATGTCAGGAGATGGTGAGGGTAAGTGCTGGTTTTGGGACTGGAAGAGTTGCAAAGTTTTCAGGACTCTTAAGTGTCATGAGGGAGTGAGCATTGGTTGTGAGTGGCATCCACTGGAGCAAAGTAAAGTTGCAACTTGCGGTTGGGATGGCTTGATTAAGTACTGGTGA
- the LOC110639390 gene encoding uncharacterized protein LOC110639390 isoform X1, whose translation MDFLRSYKDDDEFDEHEAQNPNSSPDSSPPRLLPSKSAAPKVDDTMLALTVAQANQTLSKPIDPVHHAVAFNPTYDQLWAPIYGPAHPYAKDGIAQGMRNHKLGFVEDAAIDSFVFDEQYNTFYKYGYAADPSASEGNNYVGDLDALQKNNGISVYNIPQHEQKRQKIEKKKETEEDEGGNVDTDVDKAEIDNPATDAWLMKNKKSPWAGKKEGLQTELTEEQKKYAEEYAKKKEEKGAGGEKGEVVADKSTFHGKEERDYQGRSWIAAPKDAKATNDHCYIPKRLVHTWSGHTKGVSAIRFFPKYGHLILSAGMDTKVKIWDVFNSGKCMRTYMGHSKAVRDISFCNDGTKFLTAGYDKNIKYWDTETGQVISTFSTGKIPYVVKLNPDDDKQNILLAGMSDKKIVQWDINTGQITQEYDQHLGAVNTITFVDNNRRFVTSSDDKSLRVWEFGIPVVIKYISEPHMHSMPSIAVHPNTNWFAAQSLDNQILIYSTRERFQLNKKKRFAGHIVAGYACQVNFSPDGRFVMSGDGEGKCWFWDWKSCKVFRTLKCHEGVSIGCEWHPLEQSKVATCGWDGLIKYWD comes from the exons ATGGATTTTCTTCGAAGTTACAAAGACGACGACGAATTCGACGAACATGaagcccaaaaccctaattcctcacCGGATTCATCTCCTCCGCGCCTCCTTCCATCCAAATCCGCCGCCCCAAAAGTCGACGATACGATGCTAGCCCTAACGGTGGCGCAGGCCAACCAGACCCTCTCTAAGCCCATTGATCCCGTGCACCACGCCGTCGCATTTAACCCTACCTACGACCAGCTCTGGGCTCCAATCTACGGTCCTGCACATCCCTACGCCAAGGACGGTATCGCTCAGGGCATGCGCAACCACAAGCTAGGCTTCGTTGAAGACGCCGCCATCGACTCGTTCGTTTTCGATGAGCAATACAACACCTTCTACAAGTATGGTTACGCCGCCGACCCTTCGGCTTCCGAAGGTAACAACTATGTTGGCGATTTGGATGCTTTACAGAAAAATAATGGCATATCGGTTTATAATATACCGCAGCATGAGCAAAAGAGGCAAAAAAttgagaagaagaaggaaaccgAGGAGGATGAGGGTGGGAATGTGGATACGGATGTAGATAAGGCAGAGATTGATAATCCGGCGACCGATGCCTGGTTGATGAAGAATAAAAAGAGCCCATGGGCAGGCAAGAAGGAGGGTTTGCAAACGGAATTGACAGAAGAGCAGAAGAAATACGCAGAGGAGTACGCtaagaagaaagaagagaaagGAGCTGGAGGTGAAAAAGGAGAGGTTGTTGCTGATAAGAGCACTtttcacggcaaggaagagagGGATTATCAAGGAAGATCCTGGATTGCGGCCCCCAAGGATGCTAAAGCGACTAATGATCATTGTTATATACCAAAGAGACTTGTGCATACATGGAGTGGGCATACAAAGGGAGTTTCTGCAATAAGGTTTTTCCCCAAATACGGCCATTTGATTCTTTCTGCAGGGATGGATACCAAGGTGAAGATATGGGATGTGTTCAATTCGGGCAAGTGTATGAGAACTTACATGGGTCATTCAAAGGCTGTTAGGGATATTTCGTTTTGTAATGATGGAACTAAGTTTTTGACTGCTGGATATGATAAGAATATTAAGTACTGGGATACAGAGACTGGACAGGTTATCTCGACTTTTTCAACGGGGAAGATCCCTTATGTTGTTAAGCTCAACCCTGATGATGATAAGCAGAATATACTGTTGGCGGGTATGAGTGACAAGAAAATTGTGCAGTGGGATATAAATACAGGGCAGATCACTCAGGAGTACGATCAACATTTGGGGGCAGTAAATACCATTACTTTTGTGGACAATAATAGAAGATTTGTTACCTCAAGTGATGATAAATCACTTCGTGTATGGGAATTTGGGATTCCTGTTGTTATTAAGTATATAAGTGAACCGCACATGCATTCTATGCCATCAATTGCTGTTCATCCCAACACAAACTGGTTTGCAGCACAGAGTTTGGATAACCAGATTCTTATCTACAGTACCAGGGAAAGGTTTCAATTGAATAAGAAAAAGAGGTTTGCCGGGCATATTGTGGCAGGTTATGCTTGCCAAGTCAATTTCTCACCAGATGGACGATTCGTTATGTCAGGAGATGGTGAGGGTAAGTGCTGGTTTTGGGACTGGAAGAGTTGCAAAGTTTTCAGGACTCTTAAGTGTCATGAGGGAGTGAGCATTGGTTGTGAGTGGCATCCACTGGAGCAAAGTAAAGTTGCAACTTGCGGTTGGGATGGCTTGATTAAGTACTG GGACTAA